The Starkeya sp. ORNL1 DNA window GGCATCCACCTGGATCGGCTCCAGCAGGCTCGCCGAAGCGCGCCCGGTGCGCAGCCCGCCGAGTTCGTGCTTGAGGACGCCGATCGCGCCCTGCATGCGGCGCTTGAGGTCGCTTACGTCGATCGGTTCATTGGCCATTCTGGACCTCTTATCGTGCATTACCCGGCCATAGCCGGAATCCGGAAGCGCAGCATGGCTGCCGGGAACCGCGCTATATCCGATGGTTTAGGCCCGCTATGCAAGGGTGCATGACGGTGTTCAGGGAGCGACCGTGGTGGCCCTGCCCTCCCCGCGAATGGCGGCGGCAATGGCGCCGGGCTCGCGGATCGAGAACACGATGATGGGGAGCTTGGCTTCGCGCGCGAGGGCAAAGGCAGCGGCATCCATAACTTTCAGGTCCTTGGCGAGGGCCTCGTCATGGGTCAGCCGCTCATAGCGCGTGGCAGTGGGATCGCGCTTGGGATCGGCGGTATAAACGCCGTCGACATTGGTCGCCTTCATCACCGCATTGCAGCTCAGTTCCGCTGCGCGCAGCACGGCGCCGGTATCGGTGGTGAAATACGGGTTGCCGGTACCGCCGGCCAGCAGCACGACGCGCCCGCGCGCGAGATGCCGCGCCGCCGGCTGGCGCGCATAGGGCTCGCAAATGGTCGGCATGGGAATGGCGGAGAGCGTGCGCGCCGGCGAACCCGCCGCCTCGACCGCCTTCTCCAGTGCCAACGCGTTCATCACGGTCGCCAACATGCCCATATGGTCGGCAGTGGCGCGGTCGAGCCCCTCGCCGGCGACGCTGGCGCCGCGCAAAATGTTGCCGCCGCCGACCACCACGGCGATCTCCGCCCCGGTGCGGCGGGCCTCGACGAGGTCACGGGCAATGTGCTCGATGGTCGGCCAATGCAGGCCGAATGCCTCGGTACCCATCAGCGCTTCGCCCGATACCTTCACGAGCACGCGCTTATAGAGGGGTCTGCCCGCTTCCGCTGACATCACGCTGGCCTCTCGCTTTGTTGCGCCGGGACTAGAGCATCGGACGGATGCTGACAAGATGCTCTAATACTTTGAAATCAAGCACGTTTTCTGCGTTTGAATGACCGGACTGAATGCGGCTTGATCCAGGTCCGATCCATATTCGCAGGCACAATAAAGCACGCCGCACCACCCGCGAGGGGGCACGGCGTGCTTATCCACGTGTCAGATCCGAATCAGACGCCAGCAGCAGCCGCGACTTCGGCGGCGAAGTCGCTCTCGGCCTTCTCCACGCCTTCGCCGAGCGCGAAGCGCGCAAAGGCGACGAGCTTGATCGGCGCGCCGACCTTGCCCTCGCTCTCCTTCACCGCCTGGGCGACGGTCTTGGAGGCATCGTGGACGAAGGGCTGCTCGAGCAGCGTGACTTCCTTGAAGTAGGTCTTCAGGCCGCTCTCGACGATCTTCTCGACCACATTGTCCGGCTTGCCGGAGGCCTTGGCCTTGTCGGCGAGGACGGCGCGCTCACGCGCGATCACGTCCGCGTCGATGCCGGCAGCGTCAAGCGCCTGCGGGCTGGCGGCGGCGACGTGCATGGCGATCTGGCGACCGAGTGCGGCGAGTTCATCCGTCTTGCCGGTCGATTCAAGCGCGACCAGCACGCCGATCTTGCCGAGCCCCTCGCCCACCGAGCCGTGCACATAGGTGCCGATGACGCCGGCCGAGACTTCG harbors:
- the pyrH gene encoding UMP kinase codes for the protein MSAEAGRPLYKRVLVKVSGEALMGTEAFGLHWPTIEHIARDLVEARRTGAEIAVVVGGGNILRGASVAGEGLDRATADHMGMLATVMNALALEKAVEAAGSPARTLSAIPMPTICEPYARQPAARHLARGRVVLLAGGTGNPYFTTDTGAVLRAAELSCNAVMKATNVDGVYTADPKRDPTATRYERLTHDEALAKDLKVMDAAAFALAREAKLPIIVFSIREPGAIAAAIRGEGRATTVAP
- the tsf gene encoding translation elongation factor Ts — its product is MANITAGMVKELREKTGAGMMDCKNALNEVEGDIEAAIDWLRKKGLAKAAKKAGRVAAEGLIGLAVSGTSGVVVEVNSETDFVARNDQFQALVRDIAKVALGAADDVEAVKAASYPAGGTVAEAVNNAVATIGEHMNLRRSKRLEVSAGVIGTYVHGSVGEGLGKIGVLVALESTGKTDELAALGRQIAMHVAAASPQALDAAGIDADVIARERAVLADKAKASGKPDNVVEKIVESGLKTYFKEVTLLEQPFVHDASKTVAQAVKESEGKVGAPIKLVAFARFALGEGVEKAESDFAAEVAAAAGV